A region from the Dinoroseobacter shibae DFL 12 = DSM 16493 genome encodes:
- a CDS encoding nicotinate-nucleotide adenylyltransferase — MRSGWPMAGTGQTVGLLGGSFDPAHGGHVHITRQALARFGLDWVWWLVSPGNPLKPNPPAPLALRCARARALMRHPRVRITGIEAELGTRYTAETVAGLRRCYPGVRFVWLMGADNLAQFHRWDRWDEIMAQVPVGVLARPGQRLAALRAPAAQRFAGARRGAAGLGRAQAPAWAFVNVPLVDLSSSEIRARGDW, encoded by the coding sequence ATGCGGTCAGGGTGGCCAATGGCCGGGACGGGCCAGACGGTGGGCTTGCTGGGCGGATCCTTCGATCCGGCCCATGGGGGGCATGTGCATATCACCCGACAGGCCCTGGCGCGCTTCGGGCTGGATTGGGTGTGGTGGCTGGTCAGTCCGGGCAACCCGCTCAAGCCCAACCCCCCTGCCCCGCTGGCGCTGCGCTGTGCCCGGGCGCGGGCGCTGATGCGCCATCCCAGGGTGCGGATCACCGGGATCGAGGCGGAGCTGGGCACGCGCTACACCGCCGAGACGGTGGCGGGCTTGCGCCGGTGCTATCCCGGGGTGCGGTTCGTGTGGCTGATGGGGGCGGACAACCTGGCGCAGTTCCATCGCTGGGATCGGTGGGACGAGATCATGGCGCAGGTGCCCGTGGGGGTTCTGGCCCGGCCCGGGCAGCGGCTGGCCGCCCTGCGTGCCCCGGCGGCACAGCGGTTTGCGGGTGCGCGGCGCGGGGCGGCCGGGCTGGGCCGCGCGCAGGCCCCGGCCTGGGCCTTCGTGAACGTGCCGCTGGTGGACCTGTCCTCGTCGGAGATCCGGGCGCGCGGGGACTGGTAG
- the dacB gene encoding D-alanyl-D-alanine carboxypeptidase/D-alanyl-D-alanine endopeptidase yields MNRRALLSGLAAQAALLPGAARALGSSPHPAPRPDGLWRRAVPELGELLRAADLGGQTSLAVIDLRSGLALESVAGGTPLPPASVAKAATALYGLRVLGPEHRYTTRLLATGPIRAGRLDGDLILAGSGDPSLDTAALAGLADRLRAAGVSEVAGALRVQGSALPEIRSIDPGQPDHLGYSPAIAGLNLNFNRVYFEWKRQGSDYAITMDARTGALRPQVRVSSMSVQPRNLPIYTYEQRGAADHWTVARDALGAEGGRWLPVRNPAAYAADVFRTLCGAQGIRVTLGPPLAVLPDTATLIASHDSETLPGLLRGMLKYSTNVTAECIGLTASTALGARPDSLQASGAQMAAWHSAQLMGAGPIRFADHSGLGDRSRISSLDMARLLSTHGTRTALTPLLKPYLPRDASGARMASAPAQVVAKTGTLNFVSGLAGYITPPSGRALAFAIFSADIDRRAALSRAERERPEGGRAWARRARRLQNDLVLRWSRLYGA; encoded by the coding sequence ATGAACCGGCGCGCCCTGCTGAGCGGGCTGGCCGCGCAGGCCGCCCTTCTGCCCGGCGCCGCCCGCGCGCTCGGCAGCTCGCCGCACCCCGCGCCCCGACCCGACGGGCTCTGGCGCCGCGCCGTGCCCGAGCTCGGGGAGCTGCTGCGCGCCGCCGATCTCGGCGGACAGACCAGCCTTGCGGTGATCGACCTGCGCAGCGGGCTGGCGCTGGAATCCGTCGCCGGGGGCACCCCCCTGCCACCGGCCAGCGTCGCCAAGGCCGCCACCGCGCTCTACGGGCTGCGCGTGCTGGGGCCGGAACATCGCTACACCACCCGCCTGCTGGCCACGGGCCCGATCCGCGCGGGCCGCCTCGACGGCGACCTGATCCTCGCCGGCAGCGGCGATCCCAGCCTCGATACCGCCGCCCTGGCCGGGCTTGCCGACCGGTTGCGCGCGGCCGGGGTCTCGGAGGTCGCGGGCGCGCTCCGGGTGCAGGGCAGCGCGCTCCCCGAGATCCGCTCCATCGACCCGGGCCAGCCCGACCACCTCGGCTACAGCCCGGCCATCGCGGGGCTCAACCTCAACTTCAACCGGGTCTATTTCGAATGGAAACGCCAGGGCAGCGACTATGCCATCACCATGGACGCCCGCACCGGCGCGTTGCGCCCGCAGGTGCGCGTGTCGTCCATGTCGGTGCAGCCCCGGAACCTGCCGATCTACACCTACGAACAACGCGGCGCAGCCGACCACTGGACCGTCGCCCGCGACGCCCTGGGTGCCGAGGGCGGCCGCTGGCTCCCGGTGCGCAACCCGGCCGCCTATGCCGCGGACGTGTTCCGCACGCTCTGCGGCGCGCAGGGCATCCGCGTGACCCTCGGCCCGCCCCTGGCGGTGCTGCCGGACACCGCGACGCTCATCGCCAGCCATGACAGCGAAACCCTCCCCGGCCTGCTGCGCGGGATGCTGAAATACTCCACCAACGTCACCGCCGAATGCATCGGCCTGACCGCTTCCACCGCGCTCGGCGCCCGCCCCGACAGCCTCCAAGCCTCCGGCGCGCAAATGGCCGCCTGGCACAGCGCCCAACTGATGGGCGCAGGGCCGATCCGCTTTGCCGACCATTCCGGCCTCGGCGACCGCTCCCGCATCTCCAGCCTCGACATGGCCCGCCTGCTGAGCACCCATGGCACCCGAACCGCGCTCACGCCGCTGCTGAAACCCTACCTGCCACGGGATGCCAGCGGCGCGCGCATGGCCAGCGCCCCGGCGCAGGTGGTGGCCAAGACCGGCACGCTCAACTTCGTCTCCGGCCTCGCAGGCTACATCACGCCACCCTCGGGCCGCGCGCTGGCCTTCGCGATCTTCTCGGCCGACATCGACCGCCGCGCGGCCCTCAGCCGCGCCGAACGCGAACGCCCCGAGGGGGGCCGCGCCTGGGCCCGCCGCGCGCGCCGTTTGCAAAATGATCTCGTCCTGCGCTGGAGCCGCCTCTACGGCGCCTGA
- a CDS encoding DUF4864 domain-containing protein → MIRRTFLATALAFAATGARADAAQIEAVIGAQLEAFKADDFAQAFSYASPMIQTMFGTWQRFGSMVRNGYPMVWRPAEVRFLELEDRGGSLYQRVRIRDAQGGSHLLEYQMIRNQAGWRINGVQILRDTSVGA, encoded by the coding sequence ATGATCAGACGGACTTTTCTCGCAACGGCGCTGGCCTTCGCCGCCACGGGCGCGCGGGCCGATGCCGCGCAGATCGAGGCGGTGATCGGGGCGCAGCTGGAGGCGTTCAAGGCGGATGATTTCGCCCAGGCGTTTTCCTATGCCTCGCCGATGATCCAGACCATGTTCGGCACCTGGCAGCGCTTCGGCAGCATGGTGCGCAACGGCTACCCGATGGTGTGGCGGCCCGCGGAGGTGCGGTTCCTGGAGCTGGAGGATCGCGGCGGGAGCCTGTACCAGCGGGTCCGCATCCGGGACGCCCAGGGGGGATCGCATCTGCTGGAATACCAGATGATCCGCAACCAGGCCGGATGGCGGATCAACGGGGTGCAGATCCTGCGCGATACCAGCGTCGGGGCCTGA
- a CDS encoding tellurite resistance TerB family protein yields the protein MSTNPLLSPQDALVALMVAASASNEHIETSELVKINQTINHLPIFADFDADRLPTLSRAVFDLFEEEDGLDALFGLLREALPAELNETAYALACDVVAADGTLDEPELRFLEEVRFELNVDRLNAAAIERGARARHMTLG from the coding sequence ATGAGCACCAACCCGCTACTCAGCCCACAAGACGCCCTGGTGGCGCTCATGGTGGCCGCCTCCGCGTCCAACGAGCATATCGAAACCTCCGAGCTGGTGAAAATCAACCAGACGATCAACCACTTGCCGATCTTCGCGGATTTCGACGCCGACCGCCTGCCGACGCTCAGCCGCGCGGTGTTCGACCTGTTCGAGGAGGAAGACGGGCTTGATGCGCTCTTCGGGCTGCTGCGCGAGGCCCTTCCGGCGGAGCTCAACGAGACCGCCTATGCGCTGGCCTGCGACGTGGTCGCCGCCGATGGCACGCTCGACGAGCCCGAGCTGCGCTTTCTCGAAGAGGTCCGGTTCGAACTCAATGTCGACCGGCTCAACGCCGCCGCGATCGAGCGGGGCGCACGGGCGCGTCACATGACCCTGGGCTGA
- a CDS encoding lysine--tRNA ligase, with protein sequence MTESLREIAMASKAWPFEEARRVLKRYAKGAPEKGHVLFQTGYGPSGLPHIGTFGEVARTTMVRRAFELLSDIPTKLICFSDDMDGFRKVPGNVPMQEELRADLNLPLTKVRDPFGTHAGFAQHNNARLCEFLDSFGFEYEFASATEYYTSGKFDEMLLVALERFDEIQKIMLPTLGADRQATYSCFLPISPKTGHVLQVPTLERNVAKGTIVYEEPDGERVEIPVTGGNVKMQWKPDWAMRWAALGVDYEMSGKDLIDSVTQSSKICRALGKRPPESLSYELFNDENGQKISKSKGNGLSMEEWLTYAAPESLQYFMYLKPKTAKRLYFDVIPKAVDEYHQQLRAYPGQDAKGQLNNPVFHIHGADVPGSDMVVSFAMLLNLASVSGAENKDALWGFIRKYAPEATAETHPGLDAAAGFAVRYFNDRIKPTRRFRAPSDQERAAMADLAKALRDPGLGADMIARKNAAAGQESAVTTLDYGSDEDLQSVCFAIGKLHGFANLRDWFKALYEVLLGASEGPRFGGFAALYGPEATADLIDRALAGELIGDAA encoded by the coding sequence ATGACCGAGAGTTTGCGCGAGATTGCGATGGCGTCGAAGGCCTGGCCGTTCGAAGAGGCGCGCCGGGTGCTCAAACGCTATGCCAAGGGCGCGCCGGAGAAGGGCCATGTGCTGTTCCAGACCGGGTACGGACCGAGCGGGTTGCCGCATATCGGCACCTTCGGGGAGGTGGCGCGCACGACCATGGTGCGCCGCGCCTTCGAATTGCTGAGCGACATTCCCACCAAGCTGATCTGTTTTTCCGATGACATGGACGGGTTTCGCAAGGTGCCCGGCAACGTGCCCATGCAGGAGGAGTTGCGCGCGGACCTGAACCTGCCGCTGACGAAGGTGCGCGACCCGTTCGGCACCCATGCGGGGTTCGCCCAGCACAACAATGCGCGGTTGTGCGAGTTCCTCGACAGTTTCGGGTTCGAGTACGAGTTCGCGAGTGCGACGGAGTATTACACCTCCGGCAAGTTCGACGAGATGTTGCTGGTGGCGCTGGAGCGGTTCGACGAGATCCAGAAGATCATGCTGCCGACCCTGGGCGCGGACCGGCAGGCGACCTATTCGTGTTTCCTGCCGATCAGCCCCAAGACGGGCCACGTATTGCAGGTCCCGACCCTGGAGCGGAACGTCGCGAAGGGAACCATCGTCTATGAGGAGCCGGATGGCGAGCGGGTGGAAATCCCGGTCACGGGCGGCAACGTCAAGATGCAGTGGAAGCCCGACTGGGCCATGCGCTGGGCCGCGCTCGGCGTGGATTACGAGATGTCGGGCAAGGATTTGATCGACAGCGTGACCCAGTCGAGCAAGATCTGTCGCGCGCTTGGCAAGCGGCCGCCCGAGAGCCTGTCTTACGAGTTGTTCAACGATGAGAACGGGCAGAAGATTTCCAAGTCCAAGGGCAACGGGCTGAGCATGGAGGAGTGGCTGACCTATGCCGCGCCGGAATCCCTGCAATATTTCATGTATCTCAAGCCCAAGACCGCCAAGCGGCTCTATTTCGACGTGATCCCCAAGGCGGTGGACGAGTATCACCAGCAGTTGCGCGCCTATCCGGGCCAGGACGCCAAGGGGCAGCTGAACAACCCGGTGTTCCATATCCACGGGGCGGATGTGCCCGGCTCGGACATGGTGGTGTCGTTCGCGATGCTGCTGAACTTGGCGTCGGTGTCGGGTGCGGAGAACAAGGATGCGCTCTGGGGGTTCATCCGGAAGTACGCCCCCGAGGCCACCGCCGAGACCCATCCGGGTCTGGACGCGGCGGCGGGTTTCGCGGTGCGGTATTTCAACGATCGGATCAAGCCGACGCGCCGCTTCCGCGCGCCCAGCGACCAGGAGCGGGCGGCGATGGCGGATCTGGCCAAGGCCCTGCGCGACCCCGGTCTCGGCGCCGATATGATCGCGCGCAAGAACGCGGCGGCAGGCCAGGAGAGTGCGGTCACCACGCTGGATTACGGGTCGGACGAGGACCTGCAATCGGTGTGTTTCGCCATCGGCAAGCTGCACGGGTTCGCCAATCTGCGCGACTGGTTCAAGGCGCTTTACGAGGTGCTGCTGGGCGCGTCCGAGGGCCCGCGCTTTGGCGGGTTCGCGGCGCTTTACGGCCCCGAGGCCACGGCGGATCTGATCGACCGGGCGCTGGCCGGGGAGCTGATCGGGGACGCCGCCTGA
- a CDS encoding trypsin-like serine peptidase: protein MPTGLRLLLALCVLLLPAAAPAEVRDDANTPAANAVVSLGRCTGTLITPTVILTAAHCIAPHQRLPALDSAPPRCARFPQQHEISKEPHEDPFAWTTFPTRAAPVARFGTDSASRRISMKAEAYSLPACADMALLRLSHDVPSAVATPLPVLVTGPEGLPPPWRDFPLRHAGWGAASVEELDGAVRQTGTVRPWTENACTLFALPPVRPNGARILTGDSGSPLLAMLETPQGPQEHVIAVLFASGTPDIATCGPPALRVPQRHGAYTATWRKALPESDATDLGAWLTHHAPDAVRTWPDLTPPPG, encoded by the coding sequence ATGCCCACCGGCCTCCGCCTCCTGCTCGCGCTCTGCGTCCTGCTGCTGCCCGCCGCCGCCCCGGCGGAGGTGCGCGACGATGCCAACACGCCCGCCGCCAACGCGGTGGTCTCGCTGGGGCGCTGCACCGGCACGCTGATCACGCCGACCGTTATCCTGACCGCAGCCCATTGCATCGCCCCACATCAACGCCTGCCCGCGCTCGATTCGGCGCCGCCTCGCTGCGCCCGCTTCCCCCAGCAGCACGAGATATCCAAAGAGCCCCACGAAGACCCCTTCGCCTGGACAACCTTCCCCACCCGCGCCGCGCCGGTCGCGCGCTTCGGCACCGACAGCGCCAGCCGCCGCATCTCCATGAAGGCCGAGGCCTACAGCCTGCCGGCCTGCGCCGACATGGCGCTCCTGCGACTGTCCCACGACGTGCCGAGTGCGGTGGCCACGCCGCTGCCGGTGCTTGTGACGGGCCCCGAGGGCCTGCCGCCGCCCTGGCGCGACTTCCCCCTGCGCCACGCGGGCTGGGGCGCGGCGAGCGTCGAGGAGCTCGACGGCGCCGTCCGCCAGACCGGCACCGTGCGCCCCTGGACCGAGAACGCCTGCACCCTCTTCGCCCTGCCGCCCGTGCGCCCCAACGGCGCGCGCATCCTCACCGGCGACAGCGGCAGCCCCCTGCTGGCCATGCTGGAGACACCGCAAGGCCCGCAGGAACACGTCATCGCCGTGCTGTTTGCCAGCGGCACGCCGGATATCGCCACCTGCGGCCCGCCCGCCCTGCGCGTGCCCCAGCGCCACGGGGCCTACACCGCGACCTGGCGCAAGGCCCTGCCCGAGAGCGACGCGACCGATCTGGGCGCCTGGCTCACCCACCACGCCCCCGACGCCGTGCGCACCTGGCCCGACCTCACCCCGCCGCCGGGCTGA